Part of the Chelmon rostratus isolate fCheRos1 chromosome 10, fCheRos1.pri, whole genome shotgun sequence genome is shown below.
GATCGTGTAATAAAGGGCAAAGAGGTTAAGCGAGGGTTTTAGGGTTGAGGTGCAATATTCAGAGTTTGGATTCAGGCTGAAGCGTGTTATGAAAAAGCAGAGGTCTACAGTTCAGTCTCTTTATGTACAACAATAATCCAAACccaaagaaaaggaaagcacAAGAGAAAGTGACGggtttcttctctttcttcgAATAGTGTCCACCTTTCACTCCTTCTTCCTCACAGCTCACTGATACAGCAAGTTCAGTTCAAAGACTGAGTCAGCGCCAGTCCTAAACGCTGCCCTCTTCTGGACAGCAGCGATAGTAGCAGCAAGGAGAGTCTTGTCCTCTCCCACTTTTCTTCCAGCGCTTCTTtcatttgaagttttttttttctatctttaGGGTTGAGctgagtcttttttttaagttatgtATGAATTCTTCAGCCTTAGTtctgtgtggttttgttttttgttgatgtgtgcgtgtgttgtcttcttcagggtgtgtgtgtgtgtgtgtgtgtgtgtgtgtgtgtgtgtgtgtttctatgtggCAGGGTGTGTGTCGCTCCTTCAGTGTGTGCGTGGCAGGGTCAGTGAATGTATGTCTGACAGGACAGCTCCACGTGTCACTGTCCTCCTCACCTCAGCGCCCCCGCCAGCACTAAAACAACACACTCTGCCTCCTGCTCTTCCCCtgggctgagagagagggagagagagagagagagaagagaggggggggcagatgtgaaaaaaagttcagatttcattcagacacaacacacaccaccacacaccTGCAAATTTCACTCCATGCCAGCAACGCAAAATACACGCCATACGGCCAAAAGCACTGGACACACACTAacggctgcaactaacagttacTTCAGAATCAGTTCACCTTCCAAATCTCCATTAATCATTATGCATAtcagaaaatttaaaaaaaaaatgctcgCCACAATTTCCTAGAGGCCTGTGGTCATCTCATCAAATGTACGAAACCCAAAATATTTCAAGACAAGGAAGTGTGTTAAAGTACGTTAAatcaacatttcacacatttcaaaatacaaaatatttgtttatgGACCTGAATTTGTGCACAAGCACGCTGTGATGTAGAAATGTGAAAGGGATTTCCTCAAACTGTTGCACACTGTTAATAAAAGCATTATAAAAAAAGTAgacaaaagtatgtggacagatACGTTTGGCGAAATCAGTGCCAATACAGACAACTGGATCACACAGCTCTATAACCAGTAATACTGTGTGTGATCTCATATTGCTGAAGATAAGTCATACTTACCAGTAATTGTAACACactgcagtaaaacaaacaccatATCCATGCTGCAAGAAAATGCATCTATAACACACAaccaaccaaacacacactaaacCAAACCCCACTTACAGACTCAATAAAAAGGCTACATCTCTCGCTGCAGAAACCTAAACAGGACTGCAAACGAAAAGAATCAAATGATTCGATGCCCGTTCTCTGATCACATTCCTTTCTTTTATGAATGTACTGTTGTCCCTTTCATCCCTGAAATAAACACTGGGAGTGGCTCACTCTGAGAAAAAGAGGATTAGGTAAGTGAAAGCTGAGATGATGCATGTGGGTGCAGGGCTGGAAATGTGAGGGGAGGTCGGCAGGAGCAAGAACTGTGAGGGGGAGAggaccttaaaaaaaaaaaagagcaagagagcGACAAGGAGAAAAActataaaaagaatgaaaagatgtGATGTGAGAACAGGTACAAATGAtgtgctgttttggttcagggAATGCAAGGAGGGAAGTGACATGTACCGACATTTAGTCCGGCTCAGCAACCAGGAGAGCCAAACATAAAGTGGAACCGCCATAAAGACAAAGTGCaaatgcacagacagagagaggccaGGTGAcagccaaacagaaaacaaaagaggaggggggctggcTAGACGtacagacagaatgaaagagacCGTATTTACCAGAACGGTAGGGGCCACTCAGCCAGTGGAAGTGGAGGAGAGATTGTGACTCTGAGCCCTGGGATTGGCTGCTTCTCTCTGGAAGTACTGCGAGGGTGCAGAGCCTAGCTTATGGGCCATCGCTTTTAAGGgtcaggaggagagggggggggtggGAATATTGAGGTGTTTCGGAGGAGTTGGAGTAGGGCACACAAGGGAGATAGAAAGGATTAAGGAAAAGATGAACATTGcgaaagaagagagagagcatgggtaccaagaaagagaaaggacaGTTTATCAGAACACGACAGAGAGGCGGCggaagcaggaagaaaaagacacacacagactgtgatAGAAATAGAAACACTGAAGTAAATCTAAGCAAATTAGGTACGCACAGTCAATGTGTTGTGGTTCAGGCAATGGGAAAACTCCTAAGTGGCATGTCACTGACCTTAGTAATATAACTAAGCGCTAAGTCAGTGGTTGGGTGTACTAGTTATTTTGGTTATCAGCTGTCTATGATCCTTCCAACATCTAAATGTTTACATTGCAATGGCGCCATCTGACAGCTTAACGCAATGTTGATAACTGGTCGAACCTTTTGTTGGACAGCTTAACATTAATGGCACTGTATATCTCCAACTGTCATGGACTGATGGCAGGAAAGATTTGATTTGTTCCCTGACTGCAcggaaaaacacacttttgagCACATCAACTCGCCATGCTAGCGACTCTGTGAGGCCGTACTGTGgaacagtggtgctttgagctaaatgcgaATGctatgctaatatgctcacaatgacaatgataGCATCCTGATGTTTAGCcggtataatgtttaccatgttcattaTTTCAGCATAGCTGTGTGTGCTAACCTTTGCTAATTACTGAACACAAAGTATAGTTGAGTTTAGTTTTTAAAGATATTTGGTCAGAAACCAAAGCACTGGACAAATTACAGATTTGACcagatgatggtgctagatTAAAGGTTATGGGATCACCAAAGCGGTTGCAATTCATCTTGAAGGAAACATGAATATTTGtatcaaatttcatggaaaACACTCCAGTAGCTGTCAAGACATTTCCACGAATCCCACAAATGAGAGCCTCATAGTAGTgcttgaggaaaagtcagagaatTGCCGAAGCCATTAAGATTCATCATCTGcgaaccatgaatgtctgtacaaaaaaTTTCATGGCTGGCCATCAAATAGTTGCTGAGACACTGTATTTCAGTCTGGTGAAAAGTGGTGGAGGTTTCATcagactgacattgccatcaaACAGACACGCCACTaacttggcaaaaaaaaaaaaacaacccaaaaaacCCAGCatcttctgttcctccttcacAGAGCACAGCAGTAACTGATTGAGGCCTGCCACGATGTATGGCTTTAAAGTGTATTGCAATAGCCTATCTGTTACTAATACTGGGAGTTGAGATCTGTATGTAGTGGAAGCACAAACCTGACGATAGACTGGGAAACTGTGTGCGACATGTATGACCACACAGTGACATGAGAGACGACATAAAGCAAACAgatagagaaaaagagaagaagaagaggacaggGAGCGAGACCTATTCCCTATCATATTCCCCCTGGGAATTCCTCATCTTTCGCTTTTTCCCCACTTTTTCTATCGTGGAGGACTTACTCGACTCTGGATAGACTGAGGATCTCTTCCCTGGATCTCTCTGGAGCTGAATGCCTTTTACAGAGAAGATggatgcagctgaaaatgacagagagggGGTGAGACAGGGCTCATACACTAAAGGTGTTTGTTCAACATGTCAGACTGTATGTACTCACTGTCTGCCAGCGTTTGAACCTGCTCCCCGAGGCTTTTGAAATACGATTGTCTGAGAGCATCCTCAGCTGATACTCGCTTCTTCGCCTCAaactacacacatacagacaaagaGGGAATATAAAGACAGGACTGTTTTTAATCCAATGCATTAGGTGTGCATAtgttaaaaatactgattataaTGAGCAATGTGCCTTACCTGTAGAAGTACTGAGAGCAAGTCATGGCCATCACTGTCTATCCTGTGTCACAGAATGAAGTAGAGGaagcgagagagaggaagggaaagtgACATAAACAGAGAATTGAGTGTCGGCGTGGTCGAATGCTGACCTAAGCCATACAGAGAAGTGTAGTGTTCCTGCCATTTCAACAGAGGCGGAAATGCTTGACTACAGTTCCTACTGAAAATCAATCCTTATCTTGTTACATCTAACGTATCACAGTCAATAGAGGATGGGTCTACAACAGTCAGGTGCCCATATGAACATTGCAacaggttttgcttgctgtaacCCTTCCTCCTGTCCACACTGGCCATTAAAAGATCTGTTCCCAAATCAGTTTCAATGTAAGTGATGAAAGATCTTTAATGgtcagtgtgaacaggaggaatgatcaCAGTTAGCAAAACCTGTTCCAGTGTTCATGTTGGCATCTTAAATTGTGAACCCATCCTTAAATCTACACATGCAACCATGGCTGTACACACCTGGGTGCGTGATTGACAAGGGGCTCCGCTTGGTATCGGGGGAAATTGTACGTCTTAAACTCTTCACTGGTGGTGATACCAGGCCAAGTCTCTTCTGTAGGAGTACCTgttgaagatgaagagggaATATGTagagtgtacacacacacacatgcacaaaagcCTGAATCTTACACAAGCAAATGCTCGTCCAAATTCCACTGTGTCGTCTCACCAAGGATGCGGAATATGAGGTGAAGCTCGTCCTCCACAGTCGATCCAGGGAAGAGAGGTCTGCCAGTGATCATTTCATAAAAAATGCAGCCCACACCCCTGCAGAAAGGGACAGAGAGTAGAATAAGCAAACACAAGTGAGTGCAATATACAGCACGTGCAAcactttcaaatgaaacatttggGGGGAAGCTTGGGGAATTGAAAGAAATGCGCGTGTATTAGCTAtagatgtgtgtttgctcaCCACATATCAATGGGTGTAGAGTACTCAGTGGAACCTAGAAGCACATCTGGCGGTCGGTACCATAGTGTCACTACTTCATTAGAGTAGGTCTTTGTAGGAACAGACTTGGCTCGTGCCAAACcttaattcaaacacaaaaagggacGTTAATTGATGCAAATGCTGCTTCattcactttatttcatttgtttggtgTTGTGGGGCACCGCATGACTCATCATACCGGAATGAAACTTCAGAATTAAACATGCTTCTTGCATTTTGACTCTACAAGACAATCAGTTATTACTCTATCAGAAATGCAATAAACTCTGtgttattattgcattattattattgtcttgTACATtgtattaaaaaacattttacgTCAGTGGACTATATAATTCTTAATCCAGATTCCTGTGTTATCCAATGAACAAAGAACGAATTAGCAATTTACAAAGAGGAATTATGCTAACTAACACTAAAGTGTGTAAACAGTATGCTATGTTTCGGCTACTGCCTAAAGAGGGCAATGTCTGGGTGGTTAGTCACTTCAAACTATGCTGTCTGGTTGGGTCTAAGGAGCAGTATAGACTTTAGGGGCCACTAGCTTGCAGACTCTTCTTTCAGTTTtataagacattttaaaaagcaaatgtaGAAATGGGGGGTAACATTAACAACTTCCAACAACCAAggagaaaatgattttattatCTATGAAAGACAAGTAAACTTGTTTTCGTGTCAACTCAATTTAGTTTCACTGTTTCATTCTAGCTTTGATTATTTTGCAATGAAAATTATATCTAATATTGAAGGGAAATAGGGCAAAATGGCAACATTGAGCAGTTTCACAGAAATCAATATTTTCCACATGTGGTGCCTCTACTCTTGAGCATTTGAGAAGTCGATCCAATACAggaaatttcaaaataatataCAAGATTGATGTACGCTTTTAGTTAGTTAAGTTATGTACCAAAGTCTGCCAGTTTGAGCTCTCCTTTTTCATTGATGAGCAGGTTCTGGGGTTTGAGGTCTCTGTGAAGGACCTTCCTTCTGTGGCAGTACGCCAGGCCTCGTAACAGCTGGAATAGGAATatctggagaggagaggggattAGCATGACTTAGTGGTACATACTTAATATTACATTAAACGTTCTAAAGTTACACAGTAATTTATTATTACTCTAAAACTCCTGTGGTGTTATACTAACAGAGTGATCAAAGAACACAGAGActgtttttgatttattattcAGAAATCAAGCAGCCTGCCAATGTTTTGCCTCTGTCTAAAGTATAAATCAAGACACGAGGGAAGCTGCAAGCAGACATTATTCTAATAATGTGATCACACTCAACAATTCTTTCATTACTACAGAAATCCCCACAGTACTGAACAGATGCATTACTTTGCATTACCTTGACATTGTGAACACTCATGATGCTCCCACAGTCATCCATGTACTGCTTCAGATCTTTTtcctgaagaaagaaagaaagaaagaaagaaagagacagtgCAGATATTTGTGCAGATCAGTAAAATACTCCCTCTAAAGACAAGAGAATAaacttacacacatgcatggtgCAGACACTCACCAGGTACTCAAACACGAGTGTCAGGCACTTGTCAGTGTGAATAATGTCATGGAGTGTGACAATATTCGCGTGCTTCAAGTCTTTTAGGAGAGACACTAGAAGAgggagacacatcagagactgtcagtcaaacacagacaacctGGAAGGAGAACCAAAGGAGCTCGAAGTTCACTAAGAGCTCAGGGAGCTACAAGGCAATAACTACTGTAGGTCAACACTGTCAAGGCCGTACAAGCTTCTTGACATTATGGTTCCATGTTGACCTGTGAGTTGTTTACTTCCAAATCACACCAGTCAGTTCAGTACCTTCTCGGATAGCTGTGCAGGGCGCACCCTCCTCGTGCTCCAGTCGGATCTCTTTTAAAGCGACTAAGTTGTCGGTTAACTTGCTTCGCCCCTTGAACACTGTAGCATAAGTCCCCTGCAGAGATAGAAAGCATTTGAATGCATTGTGAGATAAAGCAAACTGTGTATTCGAggagtctgtatgtgtgtcacgCTTGCTGATGTTCTTAATTGATCTCACCTCCCCTAATTTGTCGAGTTTGATGTAGGTCTCAAGTTTCCCAAAGCCGATTTCAGACTAGAGAAGACAGGAAGAAGGCAGTTGAGGAAGTTATGAACGAAGTTATGAGTTATCAATGCACATTATCACTAAGCcagtttgcatttattttggcaATTTTGGCTTGATTGTAGGCCAGGATAGGCTAGGTTAACCATCTTAAGAGTCAAATCCACAGCTGTTAGTTTAGATTTCAGTACCAAAGCTGCTGACATTTGGCCTACAACTGTTGGGGTCTGAGTCACCAGGCCTTGTTATTCTGTGCAAGCCTGTGGTAAAACATTAGCTTGGTTTCTCCTGCACTTATAGTATGTCACTGAGCATCTCTGCCACACTCCATGAGGCTGAGACAGTTCAGCACCATGAACAGTGCACATTGTAAACAACCACTTGCAAATGGGATGTGTGATTGGACAGAGTAAACTCTGCCTTAAAGGTCATAGCTGGTTGAACCATTTTGACCTTCATTTGACTATTTTTGAGCATGCGGTTCTTTTCAAGACATTCAGAAATCCTATTTTTCTTAGCAGACCAtacatgaatgcatgtgcaCAACAGGGGGATAAAAGGGGATCAAactttttcctctattttctcTGGTCATGCAGCACCAATTTCAACAATATTTACATCTTTCTGCTGCATAGACAACCCAGTTTTATGAAAAGCCCATCTTTTCAGTAGTGAAATACTTCCTCAGCGCTGCAAAGTGATTAAGTCATTATCAGCTGCACATTTATTCTTTGGCCACAGGAAGTCAGTATAACAAAGACAACCAAATAAGGCATGCGCTCTTCGACTACACTACTAATTTAGTGGGGGTTGCATGTTTACTTCTTAACATTTCTATAGATATTCAGCACTCGTGCTTCAAATTTGTGGGCGTTGTGAATTAATCCTGAATTCGGTTTATCTGCATAATGTATGTGGCCCCTGGGTTTCCAGGTCATGAATTATAGATGGATGTAGCTCTGTCAAGCTGTGATACCCCTGGGCTTGTCTGTGTTTATCCCTCTCCCTGTCACTTTTCCACACTTATTTGTCTATCTCTGTCAGGGTTGTTTCAGCCATGTTTTATCTGCGTTCATCTCTCTGAAACTGCCCGTCTCTCTCAATATTGCGCTGGCCCATCCCATCACGATGCTGATGTGAATGCCAGGCCAGTGCTCGGCAAcgcgcatgcatgtgtgcgtatgAGGGGGAGGGTCTCCAGTGACCAAGTTAGctgatgaagcatgtgatctcTTTAAAGGCACGTCTAAACGGCAACATCAGAACAAGCATGGACACAAGATGACACACTTAGACActgaaacaagtgtgtgtgcgtcggTAAATTTCAGTTTGCATAATTAACTAACAATCGTATTTATGCTTTAGAATGTATATCTAGTTTTGTATCTGGTCATTTGCAATGCTTGGACATAAAACAGTaagaaagtaaataataatCAATACAAACTGCGgacgtgtgtttgcatgtgcatacaCAGTACAGCAGGGGTATGTGGCATATGTACTGTATTAGATAATTTAAGATAATCTTTTATTAATCCCAAAGCATGGACATCTGCAGTGTATAGTGTACATGGGCTGcatatgactgtgtgtgcttgtagGCAAGAGAATATTTGTGATGAGACATGCAGCCTATgttcaaatgtaaacacactcaccctgcacacacacagacgcacacaaacacacagctcacatctctgtgtttgtgacaggGGCTGTCAGGAGCTGTTGCTGAGCTGTGCTGCTCTTTTGGCTGGGCAGTCAATCTCATGAgcaaaacacgcacacacactcacacacacacacacacacagtgatacacacatttcaaaacacataAAACGCACACATGTTATGACCACCTCCCCCACTCACGGATAAATTTGTGGCCTTTCATTTGGTTGAAGCCTCTCTAAAACAAAGTAAGCCCCAGCTCTCTGACTACAACATGTGACTGCACTCTCTGTCTATGCACCTTCCAGTCCTTttcttatgtgtgtgtctctgtgtgcgcGCCTGCGTATGCTTCCGATGGCAACGGGTTCATTTCATTCCCAACGCTCCAGTGAGCTTACTCAGCAGAACTAGGTCAGAGCAAGTTTTAGTGACAAaattaaagcaacataaaaccaaacaaaatggGCGTGTTTGTCCTGCCTGAACCTGTACAGGAACTgaggtgacacacagacagatggactgacAGCAGAAGGAAGAAATGCGAGAAGAGAGGTGAGTCCATTACCTCGACCACATATCATTTTTAAATAGGGTTTCTCCTTGTGCAGCCTGTGAGAGGGCttgatggagagaggggggatggATAGAAGTATTGAGTGGGAGAGGGAAAGTGACAGCCTTCTGCTAAGAAAAGAGGTGGCAGGCAAGGGGAGGCGGGAGGAAAGAAGAGCCCTTTCATTAACATGATGTAGCCAGTCAATCAGTCAACCAATAAACATCTTGCACTGTGTCACCTTTTTCATGTAAACCCACTGCTATCAACAGAAGAGGTGTGACCCAGGGGGGTGGACAGATACTTGAGCTCTGTTatgattttttacattttttttaatcattaaacaacaaaagcacaatatATAGTACGCTGTGACAGTAGTATAATAAAACCAAGAGCTAAAAGGCACATAAAATGCTGTCTTGGCTTAGTGGACATTCAGTTTTACAGTTAAAAAGTTCAATATTGTGTCACTGCAGGGTTGAATGGGTTAGAAAAAAGCAAGCGTTACATAACACGGTGAAGTGTTGGTGTTTTGAGATAAAATGACATCTCTTTCCTCAGCCCCATGGAACACTGACTCTCATTGGACTGCTGTGAATAATTGATTATCAATGGGCAACAGCCATGAGAGAAAACTGATCCCAACCCACTTCACTTACATTACGTTGGAAGCGATTCAAAGATCAAAATACACGGCTTTAATGCCAGCATCTGTTCCGGGACACCTGACACATGTTCAGTGTTACGGTAACAAATGGCAAGCACATGATGGCCCGAACCCTAGCATATCAGTGTGCTTATACATTTATAGTCAGTTTTGAGCTTGTACTCATTCTGGTAACGTGTGACTGA
Proteins encoded:
- the LOC121612268 gene encoding cyclin-dependent kinase 17-like isoform X2, whose translation is MDRMKIIKRRLSMSLRSARPVDDSLSELAEQMALDEPSAARDNGIVHENVKMGSDGESDQASGTSSDEVQSPVRVRMRNNHHRRISNEDINKRLSLPADIRLPEGYLEKFAMNSPPFDKPMSRRLRRASLSEIGFGKLETYIKLDKLGEGTYATVFKGRSKLTDNLVALKEIRLEHEEGAPCTAIREVSLLKDLKHANIVTLHDIIHTDKCLTLVFEYLEKDLKQYMDDCGSIMSVHNVKIFLFQLLRGLAYCHRRKVLHRDLKPQNLLINEKGELKLADFGLARAKSVPTKTYSNEVVTLWYRPPDVLLGSTEYSTPIDMWGVGCIFYEMITGRPLFPGSTVEDELHLIFRILGTPTEETWPGITTSEEFKTYNFPRYQAEPLVNHAPRIDSDGHDLLSVLLQFEAKKRVSAEDALRQSYFKSLGEQVQTLADTASIFSVKGIQLQRDPGKRSSVYPESTQGKSRRQSVLF
- the LOC121612268 gene encoding cyclin-dependent kinase 17-like isoform X4, with translation MDRMKIIKRRLSMSLRSARPVDDSLSELAEQMALDEPSAARDNGETREQVQPHTEPVVVCAVHPPASHSAPSFLRQYAGHLGRTALRREPGGGLERDRAYLSLHRTGSLGIVHENVKMGSDGESDQASGTSSDEVQSPVRVRMRNNHHRRISNEDINKRLSLPADIRLPEGYLEKFAMNSPPFDKPMSRRLRRASLSEIGFGKLETYIKLDKLGEGTYATVFKGRSKLTDNLVALKEIRLEHEEGAPCTAIREVSLLKDLKHANIVTLHDIIHTDKCLTLVFEYLEKDLKQYMDDCGSIMSVHNVKIFLFQLLRGLAYCHRRKVLHRDLKPQNLLINEKGELKLADFGLARAKSVPTKTYSNEVVTLWYRPPDVLLGSTEYSTPIDMWGVGCIFYEMITGRPLFPGSTVEDELHLIFRILGTPTEETWPGITTSEEFKTYNFPRYQAEPLVNHAPRIDSDGHDLLSVLLQFEAKKRVSAEDALRQSYFKSLGEQVQTLADTASIFSVKGIQLQRDPGKRSSVYPESTMAHKLGSAPSQYFQREAANPRAQSHNLSSTSTG
- the LOC121612268 gene encoding cyclin-dependent kinase 17-like isoform X1 is translated as MDRMKIIKRRLSMSLRSARPVDDSLSELAEQMALDEPSAARDNGETREQVQPHTGIVHENVKMGSDGESDQASGTSSDEVQSPVRVRMRNNHHRRISNEDINKRLSLPADIRLPEGYLEKFAMNSPPFDKPMSRRLRRASLSEIGFGKLETYIKLDKLGEGTYATVFKGRSKLTDNLVALKEIRLEHEEGAPCTAIREVSLLKDLKHANIVTLHDIIHTDKCLTLVFEYLEKDLKQYMDDCGSIMSVHNVKIFLFQLLRGLAYCHRRKVLHRDLKPQNLLINEKGELKLADFGLARAKSVPTKTYSNEVVTLWYRPPDVLLGSTEYSTPIDMWGVGCIFYEMITGRPLFPGSTVEDELHLIFRILGTPTEETWPGITTSEEFKTYNFPRYQAEPLVNHAPRIDSDGHDLLSVLLQFEAKKRVSAEDALRQSYFKSLGEQVQTLADTASIFSVKGIQLQRDPGKRSSVYPESTQGKSRRQSVLF
- the LOC121612268 gene encoding cyclin-dependent kinase 17-like isoform X3 translates to MGSDGESDQASGTSSDEVQSPVRVRMRNNHHRRISNEDINKRLSLPADIRLPEGYLEKFAMNSPPFDKPMSRRLRRASLSEIGFGKLETYIKLDKLGEGTYATVFKGRSKLTDNLVALKEIRLEHEEGAPCTAIREVSLLKDLKHANIVTLHDIIHTDKCLTLVFEYLEKDLKQYMDDCGSIMSVHNVKIFLFQLLRGLAYCHRRKVLHRDLKPQNLLINEKGELKLADFGLARAKSVPTKTYSNEVVTLWYRPPDVLLGSTEYSTPIDMWGVGCIFYEMITGRPLFPGSTVEDELHLIFRILGTPTEETWPGITTSEEFKTYNFPRYQAEPLVNHAPRIDSDGHDLLSVLLQFEAKKRVSAEDALRQSYFKSLGEQVQTLADTASIFSVKGIQLQRDPGKRSSVYPESTQGKSRRQSVLF